DNA sequence from the Timaviella obliquedivisa GSE-PSE-MK23-08B genome:
TCTTTCCAGCGAGGAGTGACAATAACCTTAATGTTGACGGCTCTTTTGAGGAGGAGGTGAGACTGAGAAACTTCCATGAATACTCGGCTAAAAAAGTGAACAAGGGGTCAGAGGAGGGCAAAAGTCATTGCTTACTTAAATAAAGCGCTAATGGAATGCACCCAATTTTGAACAAACAACCTAGGTAAATAATTTGGGCAATAGTCTGGGCAAGTCGCTTAAGCAAACATCTCGTCAATCATACCGCGATAGCGTTCCGCCACAACGGGGCGGCGGATTTTGAGGGTTTGGGTCAGCAGTCCATTGTCAATGGAAAAGGCTTCTGTCAGCAGCCGGAAAGGCCCTACCCGATCGTCAGGACGATAGCCAGGGCGATCTTTGATTTCGCGGGTTAATTCTTGACGAAACAAATCTTCGATCGCCTTGTTCTTAATATCCACCGAGCCATCGGCAGTAAGAGCACTAGGATGATTGGCTTCTGCCCATTTTTGCAAGGCTTCTAGGTTAGGAACGATCAGTGCGCCGAGCGATCGCTGATCTTGTCCCACCAGCATGAGTTGATCGACGTAGGCACTCCGCAGGCAAGCATCTTCAATCGGCTGCGGCTCAATGTTTTCGCCATTGGTCAGCACGATCGTGTCTTTTGCCCGTCCGGTAATGACCAAATGCCCCGCACCCAGCACCATGCCTAAGTCTCCAGTGTTAAACCAGCCTTCAGGGTCGATCGCTTTTGCCGTTGCCTCTGGGTTGTTGTAGTAGCCCTGCATCACCTGCGGGCCCCGAATTAGCACTAAGCCTTGCTTGCCTGGAGAAAGCGTTTTGCGGCTCTCCAGATCAACAATCCGAATTTCGGTATCGGGGAAGGGCTGACCATCGGCACCTCGCAGGTTTGCCGAGGGGCGGCGGACATTAGTAATGGGCGAGGTTTCGGTGAGTCCGTAGCCTCCCAAAATGTTAATGCCAACGATTTCAAAGAAGTCTTCAAGAAATTCAGCGATCGAGCCGCCGCCGCTGACCAGAAATTTCACCTCTCCGCCTGTGCCAGCCCGAATTTTCTGGTAAACAAGGCGATCGCCCCCCTGATGAATTGCCCACAGAGCAGGTAGTTTCGCCATTGCCGTTAGTCTGTCTGCCAACGAGGGATTCATGTTTTCAAGGTCAAGTCCTTGCAGCAACCGTCGGGCTTTGATGTACTGCAAACTGTTTTTGAGGAAAAACTCCACCAACTTTTGCTTTTTGGCGGGCTGATCGCGGAACTGTTTTTGAATGCCTTCGTAAATTGACTCCCACAGACGCGGCACACCCACCATGTAGTGAGGTTTGAATTCTTTGATATCTTTCTTAACGTGGCGAATGTTGGTGTAAATCTGAGTGCAGCCGTGGGCAAAGATAAAGTATTCAAACGTCCGCTCGTAGCAATGCCAAATGGGGAGAATGCTGAGGACGCGATCGCCGGGTTGAGGCAAAACAACAGTGGCAGCAGAAGTTACTTGCGTCACCAAGTTTCCATGGCTTAACATCACGCCTTTGGGGGTTCCCGATGTGCCAGAGGTGTACATCAGGGTTGCCAGGGTATTGCGGGTCTGGGTGACGGGTTGAAGAGCCGTGGTTTCTCCCAATGCCAGGACTTCCGAGAACTTCAGGATCTTGAAGGATTCTTCGGAGAAAGTTTCGTCAGTCAAAAAGATCACGAACTGGAGCGGTAAATCGGTGAGACTGGGACGAAGTCTTTTAAAGGTGGCAAGGTTTTCAACAATGAGCGCGATCGCCCCGCTGTTATTCAAAATAAACCGCAGTTCCTCCCCTTCTGCCTGCGAACTCCGGACTACATTGACTGCACCCGCCAGCATGACCCCTTGATCTGCCACGAGCCACCGAGGACAGTTGTCTGAAATCAGCGCCACCCGAGGCGGCACGCTAGAGGGTTCATCCGATGGAGCACTGGCAGGAATCCCCAAAGATTGTAAGCCAGCGGCAAATTGCTGGATTTGCTGGTAAAGTTCGGCATAGGTGAGCTTTACAACGGGCTGGGAGTGTGGATCATGGACTGCTGTGATGGGGGCAAATTTTTGGGCAGCGATCGCCCAAAGCTGAGGTAAAGACTGAACATGTTGATAGTCTATGGGGGAAGTTGACACGTGACCTCTCGAAGTAGAACCCGCAGCAGCCATGATGTTTATCTCCTAATTGTAGAAAGCAGTATTAAGAAAATTGTGTAGATGTCTAAAATATCTAGATGAATCGCTATCAGAACTACTCATAGCCTACGGCTTGACGCACTAGAATAAGCAATTGAGATGGACAGTCAACAATTTGTCAATCCATTAATGATCTGTTAGTCAAAACGTACCTCACTGGAGCAAAAAGAATGCCAAAAGCAACTTGGAATGGAGCAGTCTTAGCCGAGAGCGATCGCTGTGAAGTGGTTGAGGGAAATTACTATTTTCCACCTGATGCTATTAAAACTGAATACTTCAAAAGCAGCGCTACCCATACTACCTGTCCCTGGAAAGGCACCGCTAGTTATTACAGCCTTGAAGTCGATGGACAAGCCAATGTAGATGCAGCTTGGTACTATCCTCAAGCTAAAGATGCCGCAAAAAACATTGAGGGCTATATTGCCTTTTGGCGCGGAGTCAAGGTTGAGGCGTAGGCGATCGAAGCAGAAGCGAGGCATGAAGCTGAGCTAACTTTAGAACTGTCATAAAATTTTCAAACTGTCACAAGACACAAAACTTGATACTCAAATCTGTCTCCAAAGATGCAGCCAAAAGGATATGGGCATAATATCTGGGCATAGTGGCGCAATATTTAAAAAATAGGCACCATAGCCAGGCGCATTCGTCAGTTAACAGTGAAGTGGTAGCATAGGCGATCAGAACTCAAGAGCATTTGCCACCCTAGCGCTTTTATCGGATCGTGGGTCAACGTTTGATATACAATTTCTGCTGATTAACTCTGTGAGGGTAATGCAATTAAGTCGTCCGCCCATTCAACCCATAGCACCCGCAATTTTGGATGCGTTACCCAACCCTCCACTGCCGGAAGCAGTTTGCCCTCGACGCACGCGGCAACAGCTTGACCTAATGTTGCTGGCGATCGAAGCTTTAGATTTAGGCGGCGCAGAAGCCATGCTGACCGCTGCCAAAGAACTAGACTTGCAAAGCGTCATCAAAAACCGCGTTTCCTTCTGGCGACTGCGAGCAACAAACCCTCTCCGTCGCTATAGTCAACGCCGTCCCCTAACGTTGAATGAGGCAAAAGCTTTAGTCTTTATGACTTGCCACCTGGCTCGACGCATGACCGTTTTAATTCGGCAGATGCTTTTGGTGTACGACCAGCTTCTAGAAAAGCAGCTTCCCCTGGAGCAACATATTCGGCTAGGCAGCTACTTGGAACGATTTCGCGCCCATTTTCGCTCCCGCATGAATCCTAAACGGACTGCCGTTATCGCTTACAACTCTGATGAAAAGCTGAATCAACTGGCAATGAGTTTACTGGGTCAACTTTTGTTTTGTACAGGTACTTCTGGCGCACAGCGATTCTGGAGCAGTTTGTTTGATGGAGAAGCCTCATGACGATTCAACGCCAGTACAGCCTTCCCAACTGTCAACTATTAATTGAGGGTTTGAGTCAAGATGGGGCTGATGGGAGCGGTCGTCCCCCTATTTCGGTGGTGACGCATGTGGAATGCCGTGTGGCAGGGCACGATCGCCCTCTAATTGGCGGTAAGGAGCTTTTAGAAAGCTTAGTTAAAGCAGTAAGTGCTTATGCCCAAGAATATTTAAGTGGTGTTCCTCATCTAGCGACCCATTCAAAGCATCGTGGCACTCCTAAATTGGTGCAGTTACAAAGAATTGACACCAACTTGCATCGCCTGATGGTTCAGCCTCAAATCGATAATCCGATTGGAAAGGATAAAGCGAGGCTGCATCAGATGCCGAGTACGCCTGCTACACAGCTTGATCTAACCACAGTGCAGCTTTTTGACATGGTTGAGGCTGTTGATCAGTTTTTTGCTGATGCCCAGACGTTGCCAGAACTTTCGTTGAATTTAACTCCCCTTTCAAAGCGGTTTGCAGCAGCGCAAGAACCGATCGCCAAGCGGGCATTACCTGCGGCTTTGGGGTTATCAAGCTTGACGGTAGCCGCGATCGCGCTCTTCTATGTGCCTAATCCACCTAACCGTCGTCCCCAGCCCATCGCGGCAAACCCTGCGCTGACTAATCCTCTTGCCTCTGCAACACCTAATCCTACGATTACCCCAGTTGCTTCACCCAGTTCAACGGTGGCTGTCAGCCCATCTGCTCGATCGGTCAGTCCGGCTAGTATTGTTGCGGCTAGTCCATTGCTTAGTCCATCGGTTAGCCCAGCCGCTGCTAACAGCACAGCGATCGCTAGCCCTAGCGGTTCTCAAGAAATTGATGGAATTCTCAGCACTGCTCCTGAAATTACAGATCCAGGCAAGCTAGATTCAATTATTGTGGCGCTGCAATCTAAGTTATATGAAGGGTGGAACACCAAGCCCCCCCAAAGCTTTACCACGAACCTGGAATATCGGGTAGGTGTGGCTGAAAATGGCGAAATCTTGGGCTTTAAGTTTGCCAATGATGCAGCGCTCACCTATGTCAAGGAAACACCCTTGCTTGACTTGCGCTATAACCCAACAGGAGCCACTCCTAGCCCCGTACCTGTGGCTCAGCTTCTAGTTATTTTCAGACCCGATGGTATTTTAGAAATTAGTCCATGGCACAGTCCAACCCAAAACTCGTCACCCTAGAGTTTGTGTAACTGATTAAGCTATAGGCACCTATATGCCTGCGGACCTGCCCAAATGTTAGTCATGACTTGTCCATAAGTAATGGGGCGATCGTCTTCTGCTAGCTGGGTTTGACCATTGGTTTTAACCGTGTAAAAATTCCAATGCGGATCACCCACCATCCCCGCTTGGAAGAGTACTTGTTCAGGATGAGTTTGGCTCCAGCCCATTAAAACTGCGTTGCTGTAGTTAATTCGCGAAGGGGCAAGCGTTTGAGTTTGATTAGTGCGGCTATCCCAAACTACGGCAAAGTCGGAGGCGACGCTGCTGCCAAAGATCGCCTCAAATTCCCTCGCAAGGAGGCGATCGCCCGTTTCTGACCAAGCAATCGGAATGAGAACGGCGATCGTTCCTGCCTGTTCCGATTCACTTGTTCTGAAGGGAGAATCGGCAAATGGCGAAGATGCCATGATGGTTTGCAGGTTGCCTGTGCGCAAGTTTTCAAGAAATAAAGCACTGACGACTCGGCTTTGCGTAAAATGCGCAGCGGGCTGCACTTGTATCCGACTGTATGCCGCATAATCTCTATTCGGCGAAAGGAGGGACTGGCTACGATAATAACCATAGTAACCCGGCGCAAAGCCGCCGCCGAGCGCAATGGAGGTGACCCAGGTCCAGGGAATAGGATGAGGACTGTTGAGCGGATCGAGTTGCACAGACTGTATATTCATTCTACAAAAACACCCAGAGTGAAGAGCTTAGGGTCAGCAAGAAAGACAATATATTACGTAATCAATGAGATATTGAGCCAGTCTAAGCATTAAGAATCATGAACTGCGCCTTGAGTGAGTTTAGTTAGTCGAGTGATGGTAAAGGGGGTTAGGAAAAAGTCTGTAGAGGATAAAGTGCCAGGCTCGTTATTCGGCCTGAACCTAATACTTCTAAGATTAAATGTTTCAAGATTAAATAAATGAGGGCTGATATCCGAACTTGCAGAACCCTTCAATTCGCTGTATTTTTTCTAAAAATAACATTTTTCTAATAGCAAGCTTAAATGAGACAGCATTAGATGAATCTTAATCTCACTTTCGAGGAACAACGAGGTCAAGTTCATGGTGAATCCAGTTACCCAGCCTTCTGAACGAGTCGAAAAACATGCCCGTAAATCTGAAGTTAAGGGAGGATTTTTGCTGGTATTAATTTTTCGGCTCTTACTACTGGGGATCAGTGGTAGCCTTGCAGCCCTAGTAGGAATAGCGATCGCCCAGTTTTATCCAGATACTGCCCAAGAACCCCCGATCGTGGAGAAGGCGTTGCGTCAGTCCCAGAATTGGGTGAATCAACAAAAACAGGCACTATTTCCAGCGCCCCAGCCTTTAACCGCACCCTCTCCAGCCAGTCCGATCGCGCCCTCCCCGATCAATCAGTTGCCCCCACCCTCTGCTCCACTCTCAAAGGCTGACCGAGACAAGCTTCAGGCAGAACTAGCACAGCTTCAGGCGCAGCTTAAGGGATTAGGCGATCGCGCTGCTACTATAGAAACTCAGCTAGGAGAAACTCAGCTAGGCTCCTCGGCTACAACACCCCTTGGGCAAGCCTTGATAGTAACCTTGCCTAGCGATAGCCTATTTGATGCGACCCAAACTACTTTGCGCCCCGAAAGTCTTGCTCTTCTCGATAGCCTGATCAGCGATCTTCAGCGCTACCCAGGCGCTACTGTTCGGGTATTGGCGCATGTAGACGAGCAAGGTGCAGTTGCAGCCGATCGCTCCCGTTCTTTTGAACAGGCAAAAGTTGTTAAGCAATATTTAAGTAGCAAGCTGGGCGAAAATTATCAGTGGGTGGCGATCGGCTACGGGCATAGCCGTCCTTTGGCAGGAAATAGCTCTCAAGGCGACTCCACGCGGATGTCTCAAGGAGATCGCCAACGAAACCGCCGCATTGAAATTGCGATCGATCCTCAATAAAAGCGAGCTTGCCGAAGAACCTCTCCCCAACCCCTCTCCTAAAGAAAGGGGCTTTGAAGTAGAGAGGGGCTTTGAACAGGTTGATACTTTTATGGGGTGATGGCTAAATTGACCTTGAATTATAGTCTTTTAAGAAGTTGATGAAAATTGTTTTTTTAGGAACGCCTCAATTTGCGGTGCCTACCCTAGAACGCCTGCTGAACTGCGATACCTTTGAAGTGGCAGCAGTCGTTACCCAACCCGATAAGCGGCGAGGTCGGGGCAATGACCTGATGCCCTCTCCGGTCAAAGGCGTTGCTGTGGCGCATCAAATTCCAGTGTGGCAGCCGCAGCGCATTAAAAAAGATATAGAAGTGCTGGAGTTATTACGAGCAGTGGGAGCAGATGCCTTTGTGGTAGTGGCATACGGGCAAATTCTCTCTCAAGAGATTCTGGATCTGCCGCGTCTGGGATGCATTAATGGGCACGGTTCCTTATTGCCCCAATATCGGGGGGCAGCACCAATTCAGTGGTGTTTGTACCACGGCGAAACTGAAACCGGGATTACGACAATGCTAATGGATGCAGGCATGGATACAGGAGCAGCGCTGCTGAAAGCGGTCACCCCGATCGCCCTTTTCGACAATGCCCAAGATCTCGCCAAAACACTGGCTGTCGTCACCGCCGATCTCATGGTGGATACGCTGCTAAGACTCGACCAAGGCAGCATTCAACCCATTCCTCAAGATCATGAGCAAGCAACCTATGCGCCACTAATTCGTAAGGAAAACTACGGGCTAGATTGGACAAAAGCGGCGATCGCGCTCCATAACCAGGTGCGAGGCTTTTATCCCAACTGCGTGACAACGTTTCGGAATCAATCCCTCAAAGTGACTGCAACAGTGCCACTCAATGGCGATCGTGCTCTGCTACCGTCCGAACTTCAGCAATATGACGGGTCAGAGAATTTAGAGGCTGCACCAGGAACTGTGGTAGAGCTACTCAAAAACCAGGGTGCGATTGTGCAAACCGGAGCAGGGAAGCTATTGTTGAAAGAAGTACAAATGGCAGGCAAGCGATTGCAATCGGGCTGGGACTTTATGAACGGCACTCGCTTGCAAGTCGGCGAAATATTAACAATAAATATAGATCAATTAGATCAACAAATTACGAAGGGCTGACAATTGAGCAAGCTGGAGGAAGCTCAGTCGAACCAAACACAGGTGCCGGATCAAGCCCGGCAATTTGCTGAAATTGAGTTGAAGTAATGGTGCTGACAATAGGCTGATTTTCCCAAAGCTTCAGTTTGTCATGGACTTTCATCAAAAAACTGACCCCGCGTACCAACGGGATCGTCAACCAAGCATCGACCAAAGTTTCAATCAGCGCTAGCTCAATCAGAGGGCGAGGATATCTTTGCAAGAGTTCCTCTAAATAGCTGTCAAAACGCATCGCTTCGTCGCCGCCTAATTGATAGCTGCTAACGATATGCTTTACCCGTTGTCGGCTTAACTGTTCCCAGATTTCCATTGAAACCTCAGTCCAACATTCTGTGAGAGGATAGGAGCCTAAGACAAATCACTAATGCTTGCATTAACTCACTTGAAAGATTACTGATAAAGCTACTTAAAAGAATATTTACAAGATTAGCGTACTAATTCGTGATCAAAGTATCTAACATTTCAAGACAGGTTTATAAATTTAATCTTAAATTTAATCTTAAAAAACCCTTAACTCAAATCGTGATGCTCTAGATAAAACTGCCAAATCTATGACTGGAGAAGAATTACAGCAGCTTTTTTTAATCAAATGGGGACATTCTTATGATGTCCAAATTCGGCGCGTACAGCAGAAAATGTTGGTTCAGATTATGTGGAAATACCTGGAGCAAGCCTCTTTTCCCATGACTGAAGCAGAGTACTTAGCCCATTTAGATACTGTAGCCAGCTACGTTAGCGCCTGGGGTGGAGACATTCAGGTGCAGCGCTTTATTGCCCAAACGCGCGATCGCCCTCGCCTCGGCAAAGCTGTCAGTATTCCCATAGACTTGGGCGCAAGAGCCTCAGAATGGCTGCTAGAAGAGTTTTAGCGTCCAATGTTTTTAACGCCTAGCTTAACGCCCAATCATCTTTACCATGCCAATACCGCCAAAGTACAACCCCAGCACTGCTCCACCAAGCAAACTCTGAGTTACCGGATCAGTTGAAGGCGTTAGCACCGCTCCCAAAACAGCCGCCCCCAAAATTACATAGCGCCATCCCGATAACATTTGCTTAGATGAAACAATGCCAATTAAGCCCAATAAAAGCTGAATCACGGGAATCTGAAATGCCAGCCCTGTGCTAAATAGCAAGAGCAACACAAACTCAAAGTAGCGCTCGATCGACCAAAGCTGTTCTACAACCCCTTCGCCATAATTAATAAAAAAGTTAAGCGCTGCCGGGATCAATAGAAAATAGGCAAATGCCAAGCCTCCAGCAAACAAAAACGTCGAGCCAAATACAATAGGCGCAATAAATCGCCGTTCCTTGCGAGTTAGTCCAGGCAGGACGAATTGCACAATTTGGTAAAGAATAAAGGGGCTAGCCACCAAAATTCCGCTATACCCTGCCACCTTAATCGACACAAAGAAATATTCGCCCGGAGCCAGTTGCAAAAACTTGACTCCCTGCGCCGGAACCTCTAGGAGATGAACAATGGGATTAACGAAGGCAAAGCAGCCAACCACGCCTACAACGACCGCAATCAGGGCATAAAAAATCCGCTGTCGCAGTTCCTCTAGATGGTCAAACAACGACATCTCTACCTCGTCGGGTAGTTCGTTATCTGGCTCTGGCTCTGGCGCGATCGAGTTGCCGTTTGAAAGGGGGGCAGTGGTGCTTGCCACGGGTTGAGTAGCTGGCTCTAATTCTGAAGGTGCAGTCATTGGAGAGGGGACTATGGAGTTGCTGAATCTCTATTTTACAGAAGAGTTTAGAGCATTATCTTAAGGGCTGTCTCCCGGCATCATTGTAGGGATCGGAAACGAGAGATTTTACAGCTTTATTTTGACCCATCCAATTTCTGGGACTAAGTTCTAAGACTATTGTGATGCTGTTTTTTAGCCTTTAGCTTGCGATCGTCTGGCAACTCCATAGATACAACCAATAATTGCTACACCCACACTTAAACCTAAGCCACCGCTACCACTCCTCAAGCCTCCAGGAATCAACGTCATATAAAGCTCTGCAATCATAAGCCACAGCAGAGCGCCTGCTAAAGAGCCAATGATCAGACCTAGTAAAACCTGATGCAATGGAGTGGCTGAGTTTAATCTTCGCAATGTCCATCCACCGCAAATTCCGCTGACTGCTCCAGCTAACGCACCGTAGGAGAGAAATCTAAATATTGGAGATTGCAGTTGGTCTTCGGCATCCGCTGCTTCCAACCCAGTCATGAGCCAAGCAGCAAGAACTAACGCCATCAGCCACCAGGCTTTTTGAATAAAAATCTTGAAGCTGAGTGACTTTGCGTTACGTTGCGTTGGGAGCGAGATGCGAGCGGGCGATCGAGGAGGTCTAAATCCAGATGAGGGCTGATTTGAACCTTGATTGTTACGGTAGGGTTGCGGCGAAGCCGATTGGGTTTGAGGCGGTTTGGATCTGAAGGGGAGGGGATCGACTGGCTCTTGTTGAGCATAAAGTTTAGGAATGAGGGCTTCTGATACTTTGTGGGTGGCGATCGCATTGCAGCCAAACTGGTAGGCTTCGCGGTAAGTTCTGCCTGCGCCCAAGGCATCGTAAAAGCCCACGGCAAACTCAACTGCGGTGCGATCGCCAATATCTTGACTCATACCGACCACGTAAGGAATATGTTGACTAATTGCCCTGGCTTGCACCTCCGAAAAACAGGCATTTAAAACAACGCACTCAACTTGATTTTTGAAAAGCTTAAAGAGTTCCGCCAAAGCCTCTGTCGGAAATAAGTGAGTTTTCCCATCATCAGTTTCTACAGCCAATCCATCTAACCCGTAGCCATGTCCGCAGAAGTGAACAATTTGAGGCTCATTACGAAGCAAAGCCCGCCGAATATCTCGCTCTTTCACAGCCGATCGCTTCTTTAAATCAAAGTAATCGCGTTTCCTAGCCAAAATTAAGCTGTCATCAATTTCACGCTCTTCCTGATCCAACCGCAAACGGGCAGTATCGGTAGGATTCGCTGCCAAAATCAAGATTGTTTTTACAGAGCTACGGGCGTGCATTCGGCTTTTTGTGTCAGTAGGAAACAGAATTTTTGCAATACCTTGTGTTCAACCACCTTAGAGGTTGTCTGAGAAGTCTAGGTTGCTATCCAATCCGCCCCCTAAATCCCCCATTTTGGGGGACTTTGAAGAAGGAGTGGCTCGGAAGTCCTGCCCCAAAATGGGGGGTTGGGGGGCGAGTGTAAGAATCTTTGATACTTCTCAGACATCCTCTTAGTATTTTGAATACATTGGAATACATTGACAGCCTTAAGAGAAGACTAAAGAACCTTAATCTCGCCAAATCCAGCGAGCATTGCTGATAGAAGCTTCTATTTGCTTATTCCTCATCCTATGGTCAGCAACTCTATGGAATCATCCTAGGATCTTTAAAATTTAGTTAACTTTTTAATTTTTGTCGCCTCGTCCGGATATTATGTCACTAGCCCAGAATATACAAGATTCTCTAAAGCAGATCTCCTAAATTTTAGATCTACATTATTGATTAAAGATTGAACTGTTTTCTGAAGTGAAATTTGAATAACAACTCACTTCTAAATATCAGATTTAGGTTGATTTAATACTGCTCTAGCTTAGGAGAATCGTACATGCGCCGCCCCCTCGCTCTGTTCTCTATTACGCCAATTTTCTTCTTTGCTCAAATTCCTGGTCTTTCTAAAAACTCTCAGCTTGAGCCAAATCAGCGCTTGACCATGTACTCCAAGCCCGCCGTGGTCAGAATCTTAGCGGGCTGCTTTGGTAGGTATAAATATGAAGGTGTCTCATATCCGTTTTTGTCTGGTGGAATAGGATCAGGGTATTTTGTAGATCCCAATGGTTACATCGTGACAAATGCGCACGTTGTTAACCTGGCAGAAGGAGGAGAAAAAGCTTGTAGAGAGCGGCTTTTTAACAATCTTGTTAAACGATTAACAACTGAGAATGACCTTTCTAACGTATCCCAGCTACGTAAGGAGAACATTAGAGAAAGTAGCACTTTGAGTGATTTTGTCTTCAGAAATGACGTTGTTCTCCCCAATAGTGAAATCTTCAAGTTTGAGGTGAAGGAACGTGGACTGCCTGTTGTAGACCCCGATCGCCAAGACATTGGTAAAGATGTTGCAGTCGTTAAAATTGAAGTTACTAATGCACCTGTTTTGAAGCTAGGTGATTCTACGACCGTTCAAATACAAGATCCTATTGTTGTATTGGGTTATCCAGGTGCGGCTGATGTTACGT
Encoded proteins:
- a CDS encoding AMP-binding protein produces the protein MAAAGSTSRGHVSTSPIDYQHVQSLPQLWAIAAQKFAPITAVHDPHSQPVVKLTYAELYQQIQQFAAGLQSLGIPASAPSDEPSSVPPRVALISDNCPRWLVADQGVMLAGAVNVVRSSQAEGEELRFILNNSGAIALIVENLATFKRLRPSLTDLPLQFVIFLTDETFSEESFKILKFSEVLALGETTALQPVTQTRNTLATLMYTSGTSGTPKGVMLSHGNLVTQVTSAATVVLPQPGDRVLSILPIWHCYERTFEYFIFAHGCTQIYTNIRHVKKDIKEFKPHYMVGVPRLWESIYEGIQKQFRDQPAKKQKLVEFFLKNSLQYIKARRLLQGLDLENMNPSLADRLTAMAKLPALWAIHQGGDRLVYQKIRAGTGGEVKFLVSGGGSIAEFLEDFFEIVGINILGGYGLTETSPITNVRRPSANLRGADGQPFPDTEIRIVDLESRKTLSPGKQGLVLIRGPQVMQGYYNNPEATAKAIDPEGWFNTGDLGMVLGAGHLVITGRAKDTIVLTNGENIEPQPIEDACLRSAYVDQLMLVGQDQRSLGALIVPNLEALQKWAEANHPSALTADGSVDIKNKAIEDLFRQELTREIKDRPGYRPDDRVGPFRLLTEAFSIDNGLLTQTLKIRRPVVAERYRGMIDEMFA
- a CDS encoding DUF427 domain-containing protein, coding for MPKATWNGAVLAESDRCEVVEGNYYFPPDAIKTEYFKSSATHTTCPWKGTASYYSLEVDGQANVDAAWYYPQAKDAAKNIEGYIAFWRGVKVEA
- a CDS encoding DUF3038 domain-containing protein, which codes for MQLSRPPIQPIAPAILDALPNPPLPEAVCPRRTRQQLDLMLLAIEALDLGGAEAMLTAAKELDLQSVIKNRVSFWRLRATNPLRRYSQRRPLTLNEAKALVFMTCHLARRMTVLIRQMLLVYDQLLEKQLPLEQHIRLGSYLERFRAHFRSRMNPKRTAVIAYNSDEKLNQLAMSLLGQLLFCTGTSGAQRFWSSLFDGEAS
- a CDS encoding DUF4335 domain-containing protein, yielding MTIQRQYSLPNCQLLIEGLSQDGADGSGRPPISVVTHVECRVAGHDRPLIGGKELLESLVKAVSAYAQEYLSGVPHLATHSKHRGTPKLVQLQRIDTNLHRLMVQPQIDNPIGKDKARLHQMPSTPATQLDLTTVQLFDMVEAVDQFFADAQTLPELSLNLTPLSKRFAAAQEPIAKRALPAALGLSSLTVAAIALFYVPNPPNRRPQPIAANPALTNPLASATPNPTITPVASPSSTVAVSPSARSVSPASIVAASPLLSPSVSPAAANSTAIASPSGSQEIDGILSTAPEITDPGKLDSIIVALQSKLYEGWNTKPPQSFTTNLEYRVGVAENGEILGFKFANDAALTYVKETPLLDLRYNPTGATPSPVPVAQLLVIFRPDGILEISPWHSPTQNSSP
- a CDS encoding OmpA family protein, translating into MVNPVTQPSERVEKHARKSEVKGGFLLVLIFRLLLLGISGSLAALVGIAIAQFYPDTAQEPPIVEKALRQSQNWVNQQKQALFPAPQPLTAPSPASPIAPSPINQLPPPSAPLSKADRDKLQAELAQLQAQLKGLGDRAATIETQLGETQLGSSATTPLGQALIVTLPSDSLFDATQTTLRPESLALLDSLISDLQRYPGATVRVLAHVDEQGAVAADRSRSFEQAKVVKQYLSSKLGENYQWVAIGYGHSRPLAGNSSQGDSTRMSQGDRQRNRRIEIAIDPQ
- the fmt gene encoding methionyl-tRNA formyltransferase, which codes for MKIVFLGTPQFAVPTLERLLNCDTFEVAAVVTQPDKRRGRGNDLMPSPVKGVAVAHQIPVWQPQRIKKDIEVLELLRAVGADAFVVVAYGQILSQEILDLPRLGCINGHGSLLPQYRGAAPIQWCLYHGETETGITTMLMDAGMDTGAALLKAVTPIALFDNAQDLAKTLAVVTADLMVDTLLRLDQGSIQPIPQDHEQATYAPLIRKENYGLDWTKAAIALHNQVRGFYPNCVTTFRNQSLKVTATVPLNGDRALLPSELQQYDGSENLEAAPGTVVELLKNQGAIVQTGAGKLLLKEVQMAGKRLQSGWDFMNGTRLQVGEILTINIDQLDQQITKG
- a CDS encoding DUF3067 family protein, with the protein product MTGEELQQLFLIKWGHSYDVQIRRVQQKMLVQIMWKYLEQASFPMTEAEYLAHLDTVASYVSAWGGDIQVQRFIAQTRDRPRLGKAVSIPIDLGARASEWLLEEF
- the tatC gene encoding twin-arginine translocase subunit TatC, with product MTAPSELEPATQPVASTTAPLSNGNSIAPEPEPDNELPDEVEMSLFDHLEELRQRIFYALIAVVVGVVGCFAFVNPIVHLLEVPAQGVKFLQLAPGEYFFVSIKVAGYSGILVASPFILYQIVQFVLPGLTRKERRFIAPIVFGSTFLFAGGLAFAYFLLIPAALNFFINYGEGVVEQLWSIERYFEFVLLLLFSTGLAFQIPVIQLLLGLIGIVSSKQMLSGWRYVILGAAVLGAVLTPSTDPVTQSLLGGAVLGLYFGGIGMVKMIGR
- a CDS encoding CHAT domain-containing protein; the protein is MHARSSVKTILILAANPTDTARLRLDQEEREIDDSLILARKRDYFDLKKRSAVKERDIRRALLRNEPQIVHFCGHGYGLDGLAVETDDGKTHLFPTEALAELFKLFKNQVECVVLNACFSEVQARAISQHIPYVVGMSQDIGDRTAVEFAVGFYDALGAGRTYREAYQFGCNAIATHKVSEALIPKLYAQQEPVDPLPFRSKPPQTQSASPQPYRNNQGSNQPSSGFRPPRSPARISLPTQRNAKSLSFKIFIQKAWWLMALVLAAWLMTGLEAADAEDQLQSPIFRFLSYGALAGAVSGICGGWTLRRLNSATPLHQVLLGLIIGSLAGALLWLMIAELYMTLIPGGLRSGSGGLGLSVGVAIIGCIYGVARRSQAKG